The Urbifossiella limnaea nucleotide sequence GACTGTGGCTGACCAGCACCCGGTTCGGGGTGCGGAGGGCCACCGGAAGCGCCTTGAACAGGTCGAGGTAGGTTTGGTACACCTGCGGCCCGAACTCCGGCCCGTAGGCGGCCGTCGCCCCCTGCTCGAAGGCCGCGTTCAGGTCCGCGTCGGCCTTGAGCACCTTCCGGCCGGTCCACTGGGCGAGTTCGTGGTTGCCAGGAAGGTAGTGGACCTGCCGCGGGAACTGGGCCTTCAGCGCGGCGAACAGGTCGACCAGCTGGTGCGACTTGTCGCCGCCCGACGGGTAGCGGTAGTTGCCGTGGATGAGCTCCTGGAACACGAGGTGCCGGCCGGCGTGGTTCGCCAGGTCGGCGGCCTTGAGCAGCCCCTGGAAGTGGCCGACGTGGCCGTGCAGGTCGCCGGCCACGAGGACTTCGGTGCAGCCGACGGGTTCAATCATGCGGCCGCGCCGCCCCGGCGTCGCCCGGGCCAGGACGATGGCCTGGCGCAGGAAGGTGAGCATCCGGTCGGGGGCGGGCATTCGCGGCATCCGGCGGGCAGGTCGTGCGGGTCATTCTACCACGCCGGGCGCCGCGGACAGGGCGGCTCCACGACGTAGGCGTCGTTCGTGTGTCATACTTCGGCGGCGGCTGTTACGCACAGCCCCTTGCCGGGTGCCGGACGGGTCGGACAATCCCCATACCAGACCGAGCACACCCCCAGCATGAGCCCGCTTCCGAACCCGGACCGGTCGCGTTCCGCCCCGCCTCCGCCACCGCTCAGCCTCTACCCGGTCGAACTCGCACGGAACCTCCGTGTCGAGAGCGTGTCGCGCCTCGACCCAACGCCGCCGTTCGCCGTCGACGACATGGCCCCGGTGTCGGCCGCGGTCGAGTCGATGCGCCGCGAGAAGGTCGGCTGCGTGCTCGTGACGCGCGCCGGGAAACTGGTCGGCCTGTTCACCGACCGCGACCTGCTGACGCGGGTGCTGGCGACCGGCCTGCCGCTGTCGGCGCCGATGGCCGAGTGCCTGACGCCGAACCCGGTGTGCGTTCACCCGAAGGACCCGGTGCAAACGGCGCTGCGGAAGATGGAGAAGGGCGGCTACCGCCACCTGCCGGTCATTGACGACGCCCACCGGCCGGTCGGCATCCTGTCGGTGCGGCGGGTGATGCACTACCTGGTCGAGCACTTCCCGGCGCTGGTGTACAACCACCCGCCCGACCCGCACCGCTACCCGGACGCGCCGGAAGGGGCGTAACGAGCCTGTTGCACCCCGCCCGCCCGTCGGCTAGAATCTTCTCGTCGGCCCACCCTCCCGCCGCCGACTCCCGCCGGTCCGCCCCCGTTCGTTCCCGCCGCCGAGGCGCTCATGCGGTTCCCGCTCGTTGTCGCGCTCGCCGCTCTGGCCGCGCCCGCCGCCCGTGCCGCGGACGACCCCAAAGCCGTCGAGTTCTTCGAGACGAAAATTCGCCCCGTGCTCGTCGAGCACTGCGTGAAGTGCCACTCCGCCGACGCCGAGAGCAAGAACAAGCTCCGCGGCGGCCTCAAGCTCGACACCAGGGCCCACTGGGAGAAGGGCGGCGACACCGGCCCCGCGGTCGTCCCCGGCGACCCGAGTAAGGGCACGCTGCTGAAGTCGCTCCGCTACGACGGCGACGTGCAGATGCCGCCGAGCGGGAAGCTGGCGGCCGCGGTCGCCGCCGACTTCGAGCGCTGGATCAAGATGGGCGCCCCCGACCCGCGCACCGGCACCGCCGGCGTGGCGAAGGCGCTCAAGGGGCTGAGCCTCGACGAAGGCCGCGCCTTCTGGTCGATCCAGCCGCCGAAGGCCTCGGCCGGTGAGCGAACCGTCGACAGCTTCATCGCCGCGAAGCTCGCCGAGAAGAAGCTCACCCCCGTCGGCAGTGCCGACCGCCGCACGCTGATCCGCCGCGCCACGTTCGACCTGCACGGCCTGCCGCCGACGCCGGAGGAGGTCGAGGCGTTCGTGAGCGACGCCGACCCGAAGGCGTTCGAGAAGCTGATCGACCGCCTGCTCGCGTCGCCGCGGTACGGCGAGCGCTGGGCGCGGCACTGGCTCGACGTCGCCCGCTACGCCGAGGACCAGGCACACACCTTCGCCGTGACGCCGAAGCGGAACGCCTACCTGTACCGCGACTGGGTCGTCCGCGCGTTCAACGCCGACATGCCGTTCGACCGCTTCGTGACACTGCAACTCGCCGGCGACCTGTTGCCAGGGAACGCCAACGAGAGCGCCGACGAACTGTTCACGCGGCTTGCCGGCATGGGCTTCCTGGGGCTGGGCGCCGAGTACTACAAGAACACCGCCCGCGAGCAGGCCATCGCCGAGGAGCTCGACGACCGCGTGGACGTGGTCAGCCGGGCGTTCCTGGGGCTGACGGTCAGCTGTGCCCGCTGCCACGACCACAAGTTCGACCCCATCCCGACGCGCGACTATTACTCGCTGGCCGGCCTGTTCTACGGCACGAACCTGAGCGACGCGCCGCTCGCCACGCAGGCCGAACTCAAGACCTACAACGAGGCGCAGGGCCGGGTGAAGCAGCAAGAAGCCGCCATCACCGGCGTGCTGACCGCCGCCGGGAAGGCCGCCGCGACGAAGGCCGTGGCCCGCACCGCCGACTACCTCGTCGCCGCCCGCGACGTGCAGGCCGGCAAGGCGAAGGTGAACACCGCCGCGAAGGCGAACGAACTGGAGCCGTACTTCCTCGACCGGTGGGTGAAGTTCACCGACCCCGCGAACGCGAGCAAGGCGCCGGCGATCACGAAGGACTGGTTCGCGCTGAAGGCCGACGCCAAGGCCGACGCCGTGAAGGCCGCCGCGGCCGCGGTGCAGGCGAAGCTGGCGGCGTTGGAGGTGCCCGACCCGCTGCCGCCGAAGGGGAAGGCGAAAGGTGCCGACCCGCTGGCCAAGGCGATGTTCCTCGACGCGAACGCCCCCCTGTTCGTGACGCCCGAGAACGCCGAGAAGCTGTTCGTGTCCGCGGATCAGAAGCCGAAGCTCGCATCGATGCGGACCGAGCTAGACGCCCGCAAGAAGGCATCCCCCCCTGCCCCGCTCCAGGCACACATCCTGAGCGGCGCCGGCAGCGGCATGAAAGTGTACATCCGCGGCAACCCCGCGACGAAGGGCGAGGACGCACCGAAGGGCTTCTTGCAGGTGCTGGCCGCGGCGCCGGCGAAGGATTTTTCGCGGCTCGACCTGGCCAAGAGCATCGCCACGCCGGACAACCCGCTGACGGCGCGGGTGTTCGTCAACCGGGTGTGGGCGTGGCACTTCGGCCGGGGGCTGGTGGACACGCCGAGCAACTTCGGCGTCCAGGGCGGCCGCCCGAGCCACCCGGAGTTGCTCGACTGGCTCGCCGTCGGCTTCGTGCAGAACGGCTGGAGTACGAAGTGGCTCCACCGCCAGATCATGCTGAGCGCGACGTACCAGCGTGCCGCCGAGCCGCAGGCCGGGAACACGACGATCGACGCGGCGAACGTGTTCCTGTGGCGCGGCAGCCGCCGCCGGCTCGACGTGGAGGCGTGGCGCGACTCGCTGTTGGCCGTGAGCGGCAACCTCGACGACAAGCTCGGCGGTCCGACGTTCGACCTCCACGACGCGAACGCCAGGCGCCGCACGCTGTACGCCAAGGTGAGCCGCCACGAGCTCGACGGCCTCCTGCGGCTGTTCGACTTCCCCGATGCGAACGTGACCGCCGACCGCCGCACCGTGACGACCGTGCCGCAGCAACAGCTGTTCGCGCTGAACAGCGAGTTCATGGTGAACCAGGCCCGCGCTTTCGCTGCCCGCGTCGAGAAGCTGGGACCGACGGACGAGGCGCGGGTGGACGCGGCGTACCGGCTGGCGTTCAACCGCCCGCCGGCGTCCGAGGAGGCGGCGTTGGGGCTCGCGTTCCTTCGCCAGCCGACGACGCCCGACGACCGTCTGACACGCTGGCAGCAGTACGCCCAGGCGCTGCTGGCGAGCAACGAGATGATGTACGTAGACTGACCTCAGGATCACAAACGCGGTGCCTTTATTGGTGGTGCAGAGTGCAATGGGGGACTGGCTGAATTGCGTCAGCACACAAGATGAGTGGGTGACCGATGAATGCGAAGGATTATCTTCTGTGGCGTTTAGGCCGCTACACCCCGAATCCAGCTCCGGTACCGCGGGTCCAACCTGCTGCTTCGCCGCCTCCGACGTGGTTCATGGAAGAAAACGTGGGTGGCAGATGGAAAGAGCAATGGGTGAGTAGCGATATCGGAGAGGCATGCTCTATGGCTAGCCAATACGCGCGTGCAAATTCGCTCGTAGGCATGGGTCGGGTTCGCGTTAGGTGTTCCGTGGGGAACAGCTGTACCTATTTCTAGTCCTGTAGGTCGGGTCAAGGCTGGGCGGAAACCCATCGTGGGGGTCGTAAATGGCAGCGGCGGCAAGGGCACAACAAGGCTGAACCAACGATTCTCTTCGCCATCGTGGCGTGGGAGGCAACAATGCCGAACGCGAGATCGCTAGGTCAGAAACGGGCAGAAGCGAGAGGAAGCAGCAAAACTTTGATAAAGACGATTCGAGAGATCGAGGCACTGCTGAAGGGCGAGGACATTCATCCAAGTGCAGAACTCCGACAGTTGATGCATGACAAGTTGCGGTTGCTCGTGGAGGCCAAGTTCAAGGAAGGGTGCGAGTACGGATTTGCGGCGGCACACGCCGTTTGCCGAGATCACAGTAAGGCTGTCCCCAAGAAGATTAAGCGATTTGTAGCCCCAACGGTGCTGGGGACTTCGGATCTGCTCGGCGAGAACGACGTTCCAATCTCGTTGGTATCGGAAGTGAAGTAAGCGGACGTATGGAGCTAACGTTATGACCTTTCCGATCAGCCGCCGCGAACTCCTCGCCCGGTCGGGCACCGGCCTCGGCCTGCTCGGCCTCGCCGGGCTCCTCGGCGACCGCGCCGTCGCCCGGCCGCCGGCCGCCAACCCGCTCGCGGCCCGCGCCGCGCACTTCGCACCGAAGGCGAAGCACGTCATCCACCTGTTCATGAACGGCGGCCCGTCGCAGGTCGATACGTTCGACCCCAAGCCGAGCCTGGAGAAGTACCACGGCCAGCAGCCGCCGGGCGCCGGCCTCCGCACCGAGCGGCGCACCGGCGGGCTGTACAAGTCGCCGTTCGCCTTCAAGCGCTGCGGCCAGAGTGGCATCGAGGTCAGCGAGATCTTCCCGGAAATCGGCAAGTGCATCGACGACATCTGCGTCGTCCGGTCGATGCACACCGACATCCCGAACCACGAGCCGGGCCTGCTGCTGATGACGTGCGGCAACACGCAGCCGATCCGCCCCAGCATGGGGAGCTGGCTGCTGTACGGCCTCGGCACCGAGAACCAGAACCTCCCCGGGTTCGTCGTGCTCTGCCCCGGCAAGCCCGTGGTCGGGCCCGCGCTGTGGAACAACAGCTTCCTCCCGGGCGTGTTCCAGGGCTGCCACATCCAGAACCTCGACCCGAAGCGCGTCATCGACCACATCCGCAACGGCAACCTCACCCCCGCCACGCAGCGGCAGCAGCTCGACCTGCTCAAC carries:
- a CDS encoding PSD1 and planctomycete cytochrome C domain-containing protein codes for the protein MRFPLVVALAALAAPAARAADDPKAVEFFETKIRPVLVEHCVKCHSADAESKNKLRGGLKLDTRAHWEKGGDTGPAVVPGDPSKGTLLKSLRYDGDVQMPPSGKLAAAVAADFERWIKMGAPDPRTGTAGVAKALKGLSLDEGRAFWSIQPPKASAGERTVDSFIAAKLAEKKLTPVGSADRRTLIRRATFDLHGLPPTPEEVEAFVSDADPKAFEKLIDRLLASPRYGERWARHWLDVARYAEDQAHTFAVTPKRNAYLYRDWVVRAFNADMPFDRFVTLQLAGDLLPGNANESADELFTRLAGMGFLGLGAEYYKNTAREQAIAEELDDRVDVVSRAFLGLTVSCARCHDHKFDPIPTRDYYSLAGLFYGTNLSDAPLATQAELKTYNEAQGRVKQQEAAITGVLTAAGKAAATKAVARTADYLVAARDVQAGKAKVNTAAKANELEPYFLDRWVKFTDPANASKAPAITKDWFALKADAKADAVKAAAAAVQAKLAALEVPDPLPPKGKAKGADPLAKAMFLDANAPLFVTPENAEKLFVSADQKPKLASMRTELDARKKASPPAPLQAHILSGAGSGMKVYIRGNPATKGEDAPKGFLQVLAAAPAKDFSRLDLAKSIATPDNPLTARVFVNRVWAWHFGRGLVDTPSNFGVQGGRPSHPELLDWLAVGFVQNGWSTKWLHRQIMLSATYQRAAEPQAGNTTIDAANVFLWRGSRRRLDVEAWRDSLLAVSGNLDDKLGGPTFDLHDANARRRTLYAKVSRHELDGLLRLFDFPDANVTADRRTVTTVPQQQLFALNSEFMVNQARAFAARVEKLGPTDEARVDAAYRLAFNRPPASEEAALGLAFLRQPTTPDDRLTRWQQYAQALLASNEMMYVD
- a CDS encoding DUF1501 domain-containing protein, translating into MTFPISRRELLARSGTGLGLLGLAGLLGDRAVARPPAANPLAARAAHFAPKAKHVIHLFMNGGPSQVDTFDPKPSLEKYHGQQPPGAGLRTERRTGGLYKSPFAFKRCGQSGIEVSEIFPEIGKCIDDICVVRSMHTDIPNHEPGLLLMTCGNTQPIRPSMGSWLLYGLGTENQNLPGFVVLCPGKPVVGPALWNNSFLPGVFQGCHIQNLDPKRVIDHIRNGNLTPATQRQQLDLLNGLNRMHLERRAGDDQLDARIQSLEMAFRMQTEATDAFDVNKEPVRVREQYGKGYFADACLSARRLVERGVRMVQVFYGNGQPWDDHGDVANGHRNKAKDSDKAVAALLRDLKARGLLDETLVLWGGEFGRTPTSEGSNGRDHNNHGFSVWMAGGGVKGGMAYGATDEFGFAAVEKKVHVHDLHATILHQLGLDHEKLTYHYSGRDFRLTDVSGVVVKDILK
- a CDS encoding CBS domain-containing protein; its protein translation is MSPLPNPDRSRSAPPPPPLSLYPVELARNLRVESVSRLDPTPPFAVDDMAPVSAAVESMRREKVGCVLVTRAGKLVGLFTDRDLLTRVLATGLPLSAPMAECLTPNPVCVHPKDPVQTALRKMEKGGYRHLPVIDDAHRPVGILSVRRVMHYLVEHFPALVYNHPPDPHRYPDAPEGA
- a CDS encoding metallophosphoesterase, translating into MPAPDRMLTFLRQAIVLARATPGRRGRMIEPVGCTEVLVAGDLHGHVGHFQGLLKAADLANHAGRHLVFQELIHGNYRYPSGGDKSHQLVDLFAALKAQFPRQVHYLPGNHELAQWTGRKVLKADADLNAAFEQGATAAYGPEFGPQVYQTYLDLFKALPVALRTPNRVLVSHSLPSARQMSQFDPLRLLAAEYTDADLQPGGSVHGVLWGRDVTPANVADYLRRMAADFLVSGHIASDTGYSVPNDMQLIVDCAESPAGYALFPADRPLTHEELVASVRFL